One window of the Clostridium sp. MB40-C1 genome contains the following:
- the rpsA gene encoding 30S ribosomal protein S1, producing MTNNNLEEKSMSQIMDEIDESMKPIYSGDLIDGEVISITDSEVLVNIGYITDGIIKKTDVCDEEANLKEFFKPGDKIKVYVVKLNDGEGNVVLSKKKADEIIVWNELKKLFNEGATLEVKVHEIVKGGAVAYFKGVRAFIPASHISNSFVKNLSDYINKTLKVKIIEFDKDRNKVVLSRKEVEKAEIEIKKKDLWQSLKKGEKRTGIVRRLVKFGAFVDLGGMDGLIHNSDLSWKRVNDPSEVVSIGDKVEVYVLDFNKENGKISLGLKEVEEDPWNNVKYKVQDIVEGKVVRLLDFGAVIEMEDGLEGLVHISEISEENIVKPSQILNIGDKVKVKILDIKEDERKMSLSIKDVSKGSLEDYDKYNDNDEGNFIFAELLKNFKDNK from the coding sequence ATGACAAATAATAATTTAGAAGAAAAGTCTATGAGCCAAATTATGGATGAAATTGATGAATCTATGAAGCCTATCTATAGTGGAGATTTGATTGATGGAGAGGTTATATCTATAACAGATAGTGAAGTTTTAGTTAATATAGGATATATAACTGATGGAATAATAAAAAAAACTGATGTATGTGATGAAGAAGCTAATTTAAAAGAATTTTTTAAACCGGGAGATAAGATAAAGGTTTATGTGGTCAAACTAAATGATGGTGAAGGAAATGTAGTTTTATCAAAGAAAAAGGCAGACGAAATAATTGTTTGGAATGAATTAAAGAAATTATTTAATGAAGGGGCTACCTTGGAAGTTAAGGTTCATGAGATTGTTAAAGGTGGAGCAGTTGCTTATTTTAAAGGAGTTAGAGCTTTTATACCAGCTTCTCACATTTCTAACTCATTTGTGAAAAATTTAAGTGATTATATTAATAAAACTTTAAAGGTAAAAATAATTGAATTTGATAAAGATAGAAATAAGGTTGTTTTATCAAGAAAAGAAGTTGAAAAAGCTGAAATAGAAATAAAGAAAAAGGATTTGTGGCAATCGCTAAAAAAGGGAGAAAAAAGAACAGGTATAGTAAGAAGACTTGTGAAATTTGGTGCTTTTGTTGATTTAGGAGGAATGGATGGTCTTATTCATAATTCAGATTTATCATGGAAAAGAGTTAACGATCCATCAGAAGTAGTATCTATAGGTGATAAAGTTGAAGTATATGTATTAGATTTTAATAAGGAAAATGGGAAAATTTCTTTAGGATTAAAAGAGGTAGAAGAGGATCCTTGGAATAATGTGAAATATAAAGTTCAGGATATAGTTGAAGGTAAAGTTGTAAGATTACTAGATTTTGGTGCTGTTATAGAAATGGAAGACGGATTAGAAGGACTAGTACATATTAGCGAGATTAGTGAAGAAAATATAGTAAAACCTTCACAAATATTGAATATAGGAGACAAAGTAAAAGTAAAAATATTAGATATAAAAGAAGATGAAAGAAAAATGAGTTTAAGCATTAAAGATGTATCAAAAGGTAGTTTAGAAGACTATGATAAATATAATGATAATGATGAAGGAAATTTTATTTTTGCAGAGTTGTTAAAGAATTTTAAGGATAATAAGTAG
- a CDS encoding class IV adenylate cyclase has protein sequence MHEMETRIINIDINDIRKKLKNIKAVKVKQENQINNIYDFPDKKLLNDKGYARIRIVDDKLLNITRIYMTTKKMLSQEKYKVMEENEIEISDYIQGENIFKSLGLKLIESIKKYRESYKYKNTLIEIDINDKNFCPFPYIEIETLKEDELKEVVELLGYSLTDTTSKTIYDIIKEYNNSSM, from the coding sequence ATGCATGAAATGGAAACTAGGATAATAAATATAGACATTAATGATATACGTAAAAAGTTAAAAAACATAAAAGCTGTGAAAGTAAAACAAGAAAATCAAATTAATAACATATATGATTTTCCAGATAAGAAATTATTGAATGATAAGGGTTATGCTAGAATTAGGATAGTTGATGATAAACTTCTTAATATCACACGTATTTACATGACAACTAAAAAAATGCTTAGTCAAGAAAAATATAAAGTTATGGAGGAAAACGAAATAGAAATAAGTGATTATATTCAAGGAGAAAATATATTTAAATCTTTAGGATTGAAACTTATAGAATCCATAAAAAAGTATAGAGAAAGTTATAAATATAAAAATACATTAATAGAAATTGATATAAATGATAAGAACTTTTGTCCATTTCCTTATATAGAGATTGAAACTTTAAAAGAAGATGAGTTAAAAGAAGTTGTTGAATTACTTGGATACTCTTTAACTGATACTACTTCTAAAACTATTTATGATATTATTAAAGAATATAATAATAGTTCTATGTAA
- the larA gene encoding nickel-dependent lactate racemase: MLKFDLPYGKGQMKINVPKDRVAGVLVSKAHHFKPEGTEEEIVRKALENPIESKSLRELVRGKENVVIISSDHTRPVPSHVTMPILLEEIRTGNPNAKISILVATGMHRPTTKEELINKYGEEIANNENIIIHDSCDEASLVKIGTLPSGGELIINKHAVEADLLISEGFIEPHFFAGFSGGRKSVLPGIASKATILANHCSEFVGSNKARTGKLEGNPIHKDMLYAAEKANLAFILNVVIDADKKIIAAFSGNREKAHYTGCEFVKDLAGVDAVKADIAITTNGGYPLDQNMYQTVKGLTAAEATLKEKGVIIMASECSDGHGGQEFYETFKNARSVKDVMNEITSRGRKETISDQWESQVLSRVLLKYKVILVTSAPKEMIEDMHMAVAPSVEKAIEMADEYLGNKNGKITVIPDGVSVVVRG; this comes from the coding sequence ATGTTAAAATTCGATTTGCCTTATGGAAAAGGACAGATGAAAATAAATGTTCCTAAGGATAGAGTAGCTGGAGTGTTAGTATCTAAGGCTCATCATTTTAAACCAGAAGGGACAGAAGAGGAAATTGTAAGAAAAGCTTTAGAAAATCCTATTGAAAGTAAATCTTTAAGAGAATTAGTAAGAGGAAAAGAAAACGTTGTCATAATTTCTAGTGACCATACAAGGCCAGTTCCAAGTCATGTAACTATGCCGATTTTATTAGAAGAGATAAGAACAGGTAATCCTAATGCAAAAATATCTATTTTAGTTGCAACAGGTATGCATAGACCAACTACTAAGGAAGAGCTTATAAATAAATATGGTGAAGAAATTGCAAATAATGAGAATATTATAATCCATGATAGTTGTGATGAAGCTTCTTTAGTTAAAATAGGAACTCTTCCATCAGGAGGGGAATTAATAATAAATAAACACGCAGTAGAAGCAGATTTACTGATTTCAGAAGGATTTATTGAACCTCACTTCTTTGCGGGTTTTTCAGGAGGAAGAAAATCTGTATTACCAGGAATAGCTAGTAAAGCAACTATTCTTGCAAACCACTGTTCAGAATTTGTGGGAAGCAATAAGGCTAGAACAGGAAAATTAGAAGGAAATCCAATACACAAAGATATGTTGTATGCTGCAGAAAAAGCTAATTTAGCATTTATTTTAAATGTTGTAATAGATGCTGATAAGAAGATTATAGCAGCTTTCTCAGGAAATCGTGAAAAAGCGCACTATACTGGATGTGAATTTGTTAAAGACCTTGCTGGAGTAGATGCTGTAAAAGCAGATATTGCAATTACTACTAATGGTGGATATCCATTAGATCAAAATATGTATCAAACTGTTAAAGGATTAACTGCGGCAGAAGCTACTTTAAAAGAAAAGGGTGTTATAATAATGGCATCAGAATGTAGTGATGGTCATGGTGGACAAGAATTCTATGAAACATTTAAAAATGCACGATCTGTTAAAGATGTAATGAATGAAATTACAAGTCGAGGTAGAAAAGAAACAATATCTGACCAATGGGAATCTCAAGTTCTATCAAGAGTATTACTTAAATATAAAGTAATACTAGTAACAAGTGCACCAAAAGAAATGATAGAAGATATGCATATGGCAGTAGCTCCAAGTGTAGAAAAGGCTATTGAAATGGCAGACGAATATTTAGGAAATAAAAATGGTAAAATTACAGTTATACCAGATGGAGTTTCCGTAGTAGTTAGAGGATAG
- a CDS encoding nucleoid-associated protein has product MEYINDITVNEAIVHILDNNSDEAILNEYTLDLNEEIYTFLNKHVQKCLNDEELKYAIFNEERNIVKDLSKEFLYGECDFLEVSRELARQLFLLMRSKGNISSCDLIILSISTEYGPLLGILKMDYIKNYVHTVDFVDNKIDINIIPQYTGLPGSGQRLQKCAFIKPISDEAKFHLMVIDKQNKKDKEEYGSNYFINNYLGCKIIDNERDMTKSFVQAAEKWTRTNLKENAEAQEVVRSTIKKKLREEENIDVKSVADEIFDKQPETKQNFVEFVKEQGGVENIEVDKQWVEKKLKRIRLKIDKDIDLYINEEAYSDNSRFEIIRNGDGTINMTIKHVSNYVEK; this is encoded by the coding sequence ATGGAATATATAAATGACATTACAGTGAATGAAGCTATAGTTCATATTTTAGACAATAATTCTGATGAGGCAATTTTAAATGAATATACGTTAGACTTAAACGAAGAAATATACACTTTTTTAAATAAGCATGTACAAAAGTGCCTTAATGATGAAGAACTTAAATATGCTATTTTTAATGAAGAAAGAAATATAGTAAAGGACTTATCTAAGGAATTCTTATATGGAGAGTGTGATTTTTTAGAAGTTTCAAGAGAACTTGCAAGGCAGCTTTTTTTATTAATGAGATCAAAAGGAAATATTTCTTCTTGTGATCTTATAATTTTATCAATATCTACGGAGTATGGTCCTCTTCTTGGAATTTTAAAAATGGATTATATAAAAAATTATGTGCATACTGTTGATTTTGTAGACAATAAAATAGATATAAATATAATACCTCAATATACAGGATTGCCGGGAAGTGGCCAAAGGCTTCAGAAATGCGCCTTTATAAAGCCAATTAGCGATGAAGCTAAGTTTCATCTTATGGTTATAGATAAACAAAATAAAAAAGATAAAGAAGAATATGGATCCAATTATTTCATAAATAATTATCTTGGATGTAAGATAATTGATAATGAAAGAGATATGACAAAAAGTTTTGTTCAAGCAGCAGAAAAATGGACTAGAACAAATCTTAAGGAGAATGCAGAAGCTCAAGAAGTAGTAAGAAGTACTATTAAGAAAAAATTAAGAGAAGAAGAAAATATAGATGTAAAATCTGTTGCTGATGAAATTTTTGATAAGCAACCAGAAACTAAGCAAAATTTTGTTGAATTTGTTAAGGAACAAGGTGGGGTTGAGAATATTGAAGTTGATAAACAATGGGTTGAAAAGAAATTAAAAAGAATAAGATTAAAGATAGATAAAGATATTGATTTATATATAAATGAGGAAGCTTATAGTGATAATAGTAGATTTGAGATTATTAGAAATGGTGATGGTACAATAAATATGACGATAAAACACGTATCTAATTATGTAGAAAAGTAA
- the fba gene encoding class II fructose-1,6-bisphosphate aldolase: MALITTKEMFKKAYEGKYSIGAFNINNMEILQGVVNGAKVKQSPVILQVSKGALNYAGPKYLKAMVDAAVADTGIDVALHLDHGPDFETVKLCVESGFTSVMFDGSHFEYEENVAKTKEIVDYAHAHGVVVEAELGVLAGIEDDVKSDVHIYTDPDQAVDFVNRTGVDSLAIAIGTSHGAFKFEGEAKLRFDILEEIQQKLPGFPIVLHGASAVDSSLVETCNKYGGEIPSKAKGVPADMLRKASSMAVCKINMDTDLRLAMTAGVRKVFGEKPSEFDPRKYCGAGRDLIQKLVEDKIENILGSANTL; the protein is encoded by the coding sequence ATGGCATTAATAACTACTAAAGAAATGTTTAAAAAAGCTTACGAAGGAAAATATTCAATAGGAGCTTTTAACATTAACAATATGGAAATCCTTCAAGGTGTTGTTAATGGAGCTAAAGTAAAGCAATCTCCTGTTATTCTTCAAGTTTCAAAGGGAGCACTAAACTATGCTGGTCCTAAATATTTAAAAGCTATGGTAGATGCTGCAGTAGCTGATACTGGAATAGATGTAGCTTTACACTTAGATCATGGTCCAGATTTTGAAACTGTAAAATTATGTGTAGAAAGCGGTTTTACTTCAGTTATGTTTGATGGTTCTCATTTTGAATATGAAGAAAACGTAGCTAAAACTAAAGAAATTGTTGATTATGCTCATGCACATGGTGTAGTTGTAGAAGCTGAGCTTGGTGTTTTAGCTGGTATAGAAGATGATGTTAAAAGTGATGTACACATTTATACTGATCCAGACCAAGCAGTTGATTTTGTTAATAGAACAGGTGTTGATTCTTTAGCTATAGCTATAGGAACAAGTCATGGTGCTTTCAAGTTTGAAGGAGAAGCTAAGTTAAGATTTGATATTTTAGAAGAAATCCAACAAAAACTACCTGGATTCCCAATAGTTCTTCATGGAGCTTCTGCTGTTGATTCTTCATTAGTTGAAACTTGCAATAAATATGGTGGAGAAATTCCTTCAAAAGCAAAAGGTGTTCCTGCTGACATGTTAAGAAAAGCATCTTCAATGGCTGTATGTAAAATAAATATGGATACTGACTTAAGACTTGCAATGACTGCAGGTGTAAGAAAAGTATTTGGTGAAAAACCATCTGAATTTGATCCAAGAAAATACTGCGGAGCTGGAAGAGATCTTATTCAAAAACTTGTAGAAGATAAAATTGAAAATATCTTAGGTTCTGCAAATACTCTTTAA
- a CDS encoding DUF4363 family protein translates to MKNVIASFTIFIFLIFGIIFSIKYIEKTCNFYKMEASNLENVLINNDWEDAYKLSNTFLDSWEKDSKIIAIFVDHHHIDTVYTEALKLTQYTKCKDKSNSLASVHTLKFLMDDIIDYQKLTFQNIF, encoded by the coding sequence ATGAAAAATGTAATAGCTTCTTTTACTATTTTTATATTTCTAATATTTGGTATAATATTTTCTATAAAATATATTGAAAAAACATGTAATTTCTATAAAATGGAAGCATCTAATTTGGAAAATGTACTTATAAATAATGATTGGGAAGATGCTTATAAATTATCTAATACTTTTTTAGATAGTTGGGAAAAGGATTCTAAAATCATTGCAATTTTTGTAGATCATCATCATATAGATACAGTTTACACAGAAGCACTAAAATTAACTCAATATACAAAATGTAAAGATAAAAGTAATTCTTTAGCTTCAGTACATACTTTAAAATTTTTAATGGATGATATAATTGATTACCAAAAATTAACATTTCAGAATATATTTTAA
- a CDS encoding rhodanese-like domain-containing protein has translation MHIKKNFFHKTFNFFVVFVLTIGFIMPYTAKAYKNISASDVRDLITTSSPVIIIDVRSPQEYYSGKIPTSINIPIEIFQSQIKDKNIPKPTQVVVYCQKGNRSARAAKILDDLGYTNVYNLDSIENWPYDLVK, from the coding sequence ATGCATATAAAAAAAAATTTTTTCCATAAAACATTCAATTTTTTCGTAGTATTCGTATTAACTATAGGATTTATAATGCCTTATACGGCAAAAGCTTATAAAAACATATCTGCATCTGATGTACGAGACTTAATTACTACTTCTTCTCCTGTCATAATCATAGATGTTAGAAGCCCTCAGGAATATTATTCAGGAAAAATTCCTACAAGTATAAATATACCTATAGAAATATTTCAAAGCCAAATTAAAGATAAAAATATACCTAAACCCACACAAGTCGTAGTTTACTGTCAGAAGGGTAATCGTTCTGCAAGAGCCGCTAAAATCCTAGATGATTTAGGTTATACTAATGTATATAATCTTGACTCAATAGAAAACTGGCCTTACGACCTAGTAAAATAA
- a CDS encoding nucleoside kinase, with protein MDKIELVLKKEKKIIIEQGTTLHKVIQDNNLNKKNTCILGSINGKLKELSETIEENGEFKCVDISNGIARLAYLRTAQFILIKAVYELYPEASITIEHSISKGIFGEIHKKTPLTINEVKTIKNRMCKIIEKNIQINKVSVSKEKAIGIFQNYKMDDKIRLLNNIKADEVKLYELDGRYDYFYGPMAYSTAAIKVFDLMYYEPGFILRIPASENPDELPNFVDHPKLSKIFYETEQWGKILGVADVGALNNMVSNGEIGTMIRVTEALHEKKIAYIADMIAKRNQTKIVLIAGPSSSGKTTFTKRLGIQLRVNGLIPIEISLDDYFVDREHTPKDENGDYNFESIYALDLELFNKNLCQLMNGEEVVIPTYDFLTGKRKWDKNPLKLPHNGILLIEGIHGLNEMLTASINKNNKFKIYISALTQLNVDNHNRISTTDVRIIRRIVRDYLSRGYLGEDTLKMWPSIRRGEENNIFVFQEEADIMFNSNLVYELCILKRYAEKELAKVKEDSPVYYEAMRLKSFLNFFKDVDKDLVPENSILREFIGGSCFYKY; from the coding sequence ATGGATAAAATAGAGTTAGTTTTGAAAAAAGAAAAGAAAATTATAATAGAACAAGGAACTACTTTACACAAAGTAATACAAGATAATAATTTAAATAAGAAAAATACCTGTATACTGGGAAGTATAAATGGTAAGTTAAAGGAACTTAGTGAAACTATAGAGGAAAATGGTGAATTTAAGTGTGTGGACATAAGTAATGGAATTGCCAGATTAGCTTATTTAAGAACTGCCCAATTTATATTAATTAAAGCTGTATATGAATTATATCCAGAAGCTTCTATAACTATTGAACACTCAATAAGTAAGGGGATTTTTGGAGAAATCCACAAGAAAACTCCTCTTACAATAAATGAAGTAAAAACTATAAAGAATAGAATGTGTAAAATAATAGAAAAAAATATACAAATAAATAAAGTTTCTGTTTCAAAAGAAAAAGCTATAGGAATTTTCCAAAATTATAAAATGGATGACAAAATCAGATTATTAAATAATATTAAAGCGGATGAAGTTAAGCTTTATGAATTAGATGGAAGATATGATTATTTTTATGGACCAATGGCTTATTCTACTGCAGCAATTAAAGTTTTTGATTTAATGTATTATGAACCTGGTTTTATATTAAGAATTCCAGCTTCTGAGAATCCAGATGAACTTCCTAATTTTGTAGATCATCCTAAATTATCTAAAATATTTTATGAAACGGAGCAATGGGGGAAAATATTAGGTGTTGCTGATGTGGGAGCATTAAATAATATGGTTTCTAATGGAGAAATAGGAACTATGATAAGGGTGACAGAAGCGCTTCATGAAAAGAAAATAGCTTATATAGCAGATATGATCGCTAAGAGAAATCAAACTAAAATAGTATTGATAGCGGGTCCATCTTCTTCTGGAAAAACTACTTTTACTAAAAGATTAGGTATACAATTAAGAGTTAATGGATTAATTCCTATAGAAATTTCTTTAGATGATTACTTTGTTGATAGAGAGCATACTCCAAAAGATGAAAATGGAGATTATAATTTTGAGTCTATTTATGCTTTAGACTTAGAGCTTTTCAATAAAAATTTATGCCAACTTATGAATGGAGAAGAGGTAGTTATACCTACTTATGATTTTTTAACAGGTAAAAGGAAATGGGATAAAAATCCTCTCAAACTTCCACATAATGGAATTTTGTTAATAGAAGGAATTCATGGTCTAAATGAAATGCTTACAGCATCTATTAACAAAAATAATAAGTTTAAGATATATATAAGTGCATTAACCCAATTGAACGTGGACAACCACAATAGAATTTCTACTACAGATGTTAGAATTATAAGAAGAATAGTTAGGGATTATCTTTCAAGGGGTTATTTAGGTGAAGATACTTTGAAAATGTGGCCTTCAATAAGAAGAGGAGAGGAAAATAATATCTTTGTATTCCAAGAAGAAGCGGATATTATGTTTAATTCAAATTTAGTATATGAACTTTGTATTCTAAAAAGATATGCTGAAAAGGAGCTTGCTAAAGTTAAGGAAGATAGTCCTGTATATTACGAAGCTATGAGATTAAAAAGCTTTTTAAATTTCTTTAAGGATGTAGATAAAGACTTAGTTCCAGAAAATTCTATATTAAGAGAGTTCATAGGAGGAAGCTGTTTTTATAAGTACTAA
- a CDS encoding DUF421 domain-containing protein has translation MFTVMIRTAILYSLVLLTMRLMGKRQIGELEPFELAIAIMVSELASLPMQDLGMPLIHGIIPIITLLILQTIITILELKSDLFRKIICGKPSILINKGKIDVNELRHQRLSFNDLMEELRLKGFYNLQDVEYAVLETSGELSILPRTDTVPASRKDLNLKFQQDILPVTLILDGQICKENLKIINKDITWLDNQLKHNKIENASKVFIGLLDSKNKFYFQLKD, from the coding sequence ATGTTTACCGTAATGATAAGAACAGCCATATTATATTCATTAGTACTTTTAACAATGCGTTTGATGGGTAAAAGACAAATAGGTGAATTAGAACCTTTTGAACTTGCCATAGCTATTATGGTATCTGAATTAGCTTCATTACCTATGCAAGACTTAGGAATGCCACTTATTCATGGAATAATTCCCATCATAACTTTATTAATTCTTCAAACTATTATAACAATTCTCGAATTAAAAAGTGATTTATTTAGAAAAATAATATGTGGTAAACCTAGTATACTAATAAATAAAGGTAAAATTGATGTAAATGAATTAAGACATCAAAGATTAAGTTTTAATGACTTGATGGAGGAACTGCGTTTAAAAGGATTTTATAACTTACAAGATGTAGAATACGCAGTTTTAGAAACTAGTGGAGAATTATCGATCTTACCAAGAACAGATACTGTCCCAGCTTCAAGAAAAGATTTAAATCTAAAATTCCAACAAGACATACTTCCTGTAACCTTAATTTTAGATGGACAAATATGTAAAGAAAATTTAAAAATAATAAACAAAGATATAACTTGGTTAGATAATCAACTTAAACATAATAAAATTGAAAATGCAAGTAAAGTTTTTATAGGTCTTTTAGATTCTAAAAATAAATTTTATTTTCAATTAAAAGATTAG
- a CDS encoding FadR/GntR family transcriptional regulator — protein sequence MGFRSIENKKVSQLVIQQIKDSIYDKKLKKGDRLPTVSELQKTLGVSRTSIREAFSALELIGVIETRTGEGTFIANDGEGIKFLEPLSLILALEENVVEELLELRLVLECDCIRLAVNRITDEELDNMKNYIEILENSNGNEKSSIEADMMFHYTIAKASRNKVLYQVLASISEVMNFHIKNTRTRLVSDSVTMNTFIEQHLQIYNAMKKRDEEAALDALKGHLDYLDKLINMNKNV from the coding sequence ATGGGTTTTAGAAGCATAGAGAATAAAAAAGTAAGTCAGTTAGTAATTCAGCAAATTAAAGATTCAATATATGATAAAAAGTTAAAAAAAGGAGATAGACTTCCAACAGTAAGTGAATTACAAAAGACATTAGGAGTTAGCAGAACGTCCATAAGAGAAGCTTTTAGTGCACTAGAATTAATTGGAGTAATAGAAACGAGAACAGGAGAAGGAACATTTATTGCTAATGATGGCGAAGGAATTAAATTTTTAGAACCTTTGTCTTTAATTTTAGCTTTGGAAGAGAATGTAGTTGAAGAATTATTAGAACTTAGACTAGTATTGGAATGTGATTGTATCAGGTTAGCTGTTAATAGAATAACAGATGAAGAATTAGATAATATGAAGAATTATATTGAAATTTTAGAAAATAGTAATGGAAATGAAAAAAGCAGTATAGAAGCGGATATGATGTTTCACTATACTATAGCAAAGGCAAGTAGAAATAAAGTTTTATATCAGGTATTAGCATCTATTTCAGAAGTTATGAATTTTCATATAAAAAATACACGTACAAGATTAGTTTCAGATTCAGTTACAATGAATACATTTATAGAGCAACACTTACAGATTTATAATGCAATGAAAAAAAGAGATGAGGAAGCTGCGTTGGATGCTTTAAAGGGGCATTTAGATTATTTAGATAAACTAATAAATATGAATAAAAATGTATAA